One genomic segment of Candidatus Eisenbacteria bacterium includes these proteins:
- a CDS encoding VOC family protein, translating to MRQAEGGQDPGNRAPHALSEAEGVRAVTGGALQGVPLRGISEIILVVKDVERSVAFYRDVVGLPVDNVSNKKFAWFWAGPPGTPQRLGITEGPLSFGAAHVRGPHHFAFGTERSRIPELKAALEAQGLEVEGPVEFTFWNALSIYFSDPDGNRVEFCGFGDSR from the coding sequence ATACGACAAGCAGAAGGCGGCCAAGATCCTGGGAATCGGGCTCCGCACGCTCTATCGGAAGCAGAAGGAGTACGGGCTGTGACCGGGGGCGCGCTCCAGGGTGTTCCGCTCCGCGGGATTTCGGAAATCATCCTCGTCGTCAAGGACGTGGAGCGCTCGGTCGCGTTCTACCGTGACGTGGTCGGCCTCCCGGTGGACAACGTGAGCAACAAGAAGTTCGCGTGGTTCTGGGCGGGCCCGCCCGGAACGCCCCAGCGGCTCGGTATCACAGAGGGGCCCCTGTCCTTCGGCGCGGCCCACGTCCGGGGCCCGCATCACTTCGCGTTCGGGACCGAGCGTTCGCGGATTCCCGAGCTGAAAGCGGCGCTCGAAGCCCAAGGGCTCGAGGTGGAAGGGCCCGTCGAATTCACCTTTTGGAACGCCCTCTCGATTTATTTCAGCGATCCGGACGGGAATCGGGTCGAGTTTTGCGGCTTCGGCGATTCGCGATAA